Sequence from the Tripterygium wilfordii isolate XIE 37 chromosome 10, ASM1340144v1, whole genome shotgun sequence genome:
ATTTTGTTTTCATTAACAGTAAAAGTAGTGTGTAGTGGGACTTTCGAAAATGAGCATTActgtttttttatattatgatGAGTAATCTTTCACTTTATTCCCCTGCTGCAGGATTGAGGCAGAGTCCCTGCGCCATTTGTCTGCGAAGTACTGTCCTTTGGTGCCTTCTCCTAAGTCCACCATTGCAGCTGCATTTAACCCAGATGGGAGAACGCTTGCTTCTACACAGTAAGTTGACACATCTGTATGTTTTCTTTATCATGCCTCAATTTGTAGTTGGAATTAACATTGTGTGTTGATACCTGCAGCGGTGACCACACTGTGAAGGTAATAGATTGCCAAACTGGAAATTGTTTAAAGGTTTTGAGTGGTCATCGAAGGACACCTTGGGTGGTAAGTTAGAACTCTGCTCATGTGCAACAAGTGCTGCAGTCTgcttgcctttttttttaatgctgaCCAATGACTTACGAATGGATAATATGTATAGaatattataaaatatcatTATTAGTACTTATGCTTTTATGGAGACATTGGAgagaaataaattaaacaacttAATATGTGTACTGGAAAATCCAGAAGGTTAAAAACAGGCACAAAAATTATTTACAAATATCTACGATTCTACATACAtctacacatacatatatacacacaaacacacacacacacacacacacacacacacatgcatattCATTTTGCTTAAAAGCAAGGGTGAACTTGCCCtaatggtaattttttttcactATTTAGGATCATATATTCAAACCACACAAACAGCCTCTCCATGATGTGGGGTGTTTCACATTCTTCTTAAGAACAAATCTTGAACCTTGACATAGCGATAAAGTTGCTTATTTTTCACCTTGGCgtatcatgattcatgaaccTTGCTGTAACTCCTCTAACTGGAGCTGGATGAAGGTGCTCTTGGGCTGTTCCTTAAGTTAAGGTGGGtctgtttaaaaaataaaaacaggcTGATCTAGGTGTTTTAAGGTCAGAACACTGGGGGTGTCCATTCTATTCAGCCCTTCTTATATATATTGAAGAACAGGATGGAAGTGAAGTGAAGTGAGTATAGCATAGATTTACACGATGACCTGGGAGGCTGGGACACAGGTGGAGAGCATTCGATAAAGCTCCCTAGGGTTCAAGACATTTTAGGCAGGCTTTGAAATTTAGTATTTAGTTAAGTAGGAAACTATGTTAGAGTCTGTGGTCCAGTTTAGGGTTGAAATGGGTTAATTATGGCATCTTCTGGATGGGAAGTGAGCATCCATTTttttatgcaaaatttttggaatGGACAACTAATAGTTGGGTTCTCTGTGATAAGGTTTGATGAAGTTATACTGGATAGCACAAGGTGTGAGTTGAAAAATGGCAAGAAATGAGGTGCTGGATTTATTTACGATAACCTATGAACAGTAACCTTGGTGTAGGTTCTTGTACTGTGGTTCTATGTATGTTCTAAGTTTGCCCAGGCTGGTTTTCCTTTATGGGTTTTGCTTCATGGtttgaatttaataaaataaatagcaaCTGCATTTGAAGGTTGTGTGTTTGTGTTGGTAAGACTGGAAATGGGGAGAAAACTTTATAGGAGGAACATTAGGAGTGAATTCTCAAGGTATAAGAACTTTTAGCTTAACTTTGTTTGGTTTAAGATATGAATGAAGGGTAATTTCTAATCTGTCAGGTTGGAGGTTAAACAAGCGTTGGGATTGTTAAAATTTACcgggatttttttaaaaaaaatttcaggcaTGTTTGCGAGAAATTGttatattacaaatttacaactgACCAggtttatgtttgtttattttataagTGTACGGGAAGGTTGTATTAGTGGGTaaagaaaaggggaaaataATTGTTTTGACCCCTTTTACCATAGCTCTTAGGTTGGCGTATATCTTCAGTTTGAGGGTGACTTATCCTGGACGAACACTTAACCTGCACAGTCAAAAAGGACAGTGGTAAAACATTAGAAGAGGAATGTTTCGCCTTTTGCTCCGAAACATGTTATTTGGCAAGCTGCACATCACTTGTTTTCATCTGTCCTATTTTTCCATTTACAGGTTAGGTTTCACCCCTTGCATCCAGAAATTCTTGTGAGTGGGAGCTTGGATTATGAAGTCCGCTTATGGAATGCAAACACATCAGAGTGTATCGGATCTCATGATTTCTGTAATTTCAACTCTGATTCATAGTTGGTTAATCCTTGCTGATTTCATGttctagtttaaaaaaaataaaggcacTTTGTTTTTTTACCCAATAAAGTCATTAAAGACAGGTTAATCGGAATTCTCCATGTTGAAATTAATACGGGGTTCttcataaattttgattttaaccGTCAGAACACAACATGTTTCTTTGAATATATAAAATGTTAGAAACAAAATAAGTGCAAAGGTGGGAGCTTGCTTGCCAGAAAAGGTTGAGATTAAAAATACTAATGCAAAATAGTCATCATCACTGGAAGGAAATATAAATTAGAGTCCTGTAAAAAAGGAGGGAATGCTAAGAGAGATTGAGATATAGATGTTAAAATTAATGTAGCAGATAGATGGATTCAGTTGTGATGATAGataattgtgaattttttttcaatcaaaagATCTGATgaagtttttggtttcatatgaAGTCTCGCTATGTATTTAAAGACAATTTAGATAGTGATTTGATATTGGTAAATTTGTCTTCCCTGTCAGACCGTCCTATTGCGTCCCTTGCTTTCCATCCTAAAGGGGAACTCCTTGCAGTTGCATCAGGTCACAAGGTGTTAAATCTTGTGTTCGAATTTCTTATATACATCTCTCATTTTTCTCTTATCTGGATATGTCTAAGCTTGCGAGTTGTGGTGCTGGTTATCTGATAACTTTAACTTTTAAAATCCTGTATCAGTTATACATGTGGTACTACAACGAAACAGATGAAGTGGCTTCCTCACCATCCGTTGTACTGAGGACAAAGCGTTCACTTCGGGCTGTACATTTCCATCCGAATGCTGCTCCATTTCTCTTGACTGCAGAGGTTAATTACGTGAAGcgcattcaattgattttttatctGAAACAATTTTATAGATTTCATTCTTGAACTGATATGCAGGTCAATGATCTTGACTCTTCAGATATCTCAATGACAAGAGCAACTTCTGCTGGTTATGTGAGATATCCTCCACCTGCTGTCTACGTAGCGAATGTCGATTCAAATGACCGTAATAGTTTGGGTGCTGAAAAATCGGCAACTTTACCTTCATTAATTGTGCGTTCCACTTCTGCTGAACATTCAAGAATAGATTTGCAGCAGGCTAATACACATGCTGGTTCAAGAAGCATGGAAGTGGAATCTTCTGCTTCATTAAGGAGACCAGCAGATTCAGGAGTAACAGAGCAGAATAATAGGGAAGCATCTCCAATGGAGACATTTCCTGCAATCCCTAGTGGCTTGTTTCCTGGGACTTCTGATGCTGCAGTAGATGCCATGGAGACTGATGAGGTGCAGCCTGTATGGGGAAGTGAGCAGAGCTCTGCTACTCTCGGTGACACTAATCATGCACCGACTGGACCAATCAGGCATATATCCAGCCGTCCAGAATTCGGTGAATCTGGGCAACTTCATCAGTTTTTACCCTTTAGAGACCCTACTTGTTGGGAGCTACCTTTTTTGCAAGGATTGTTAATGGGTCAAAGTCAAGCCAGTGTTCCCTCGAGTCTTCCCTTTAATGGTAGCAGTCGTGATGTGGAGGCTCCAGTGGCTTCTACAGCAATACCCAGCAGTCCCAGGCCATCTGGAAGATCTGACCGGCGGCATCGTATTTCACTTTCCCGCCCCTCTGTATCTGAATCTGGGGAAATTACTACCCCTGTTAACGCACAACATGATGGGACTAATAATCAACCCATTATTAGTAGAATCCAGTCTGAACTTGCCACATCCCTGGCTGCTGCAGCAGCGGCAGAGTTGCCTTGCACTGTAAAGCTAAGAGTATGGCAGCATTACGTAGAAGATTCTTGTGCCTTGTTAACAGTGGAGAAGTGCTGCTTAACCATTCCCCATGCTGTCCTTTGTAGGTAAGTATGATGTTACTGTCATGCTATAACTTATCACTTGCATCGAGAAATGTTGTCATGTGTCATGCACCTGATGCTCTGGTATAGCTTTGGAGCATATGCATTTTATGGCATCAACTTTTCATGAACATGTGATATAAGTAAAATGGGTTCTTATATTTTCTTGATCTTTGATCTAAGACACATACAGCTCTAGTTAGTCAGTTAGTCAAATCTTATTAACATGGCCTTCTATAACTGCATCCCAGTTTGTTTGTTGCCACGCATTTAATTGGCATCATGCAAATAATGTTGCAGTGAAATGGGTGCACACTTTTCGCCTTGTGGGAGATTTTTAGCTGCCTGTGTTGCTTGCATGCTTCCTCACGTGGAAACTGATCCTGGACTACAAACATTTTTTCATCAAGATTCTGGTGCTGCAACATCCCCAACCCGTCACCCAATCTCAGCACACCATGTCATGTACGAGCTTCGGATATATTCCCTAGAGGAAGCAACGTAATATTTCTTCCTATTTTCCTATGTGCTCAATTCCCTTTCACTTTTCAATCTAGCAAATAATTTGTTAACTGTGCAACAATATGTTTCTTTATACAGCTTTGGTTCAGTGCTTATTTCACGAGCAATCAGAGCTGCTCATTGTTTGACTTCAATCCAGGTCAGTTGCTCATGTGGGTGGATGGCTGTGTCAGTGTTAATTATTCTTGCTGACTTGTTCTGTTTTGTTCTCACCAGTCACCAAAATTGACATTTGTCTTAAATTTAAACTCGTATTTTGACGTCTGGTTTCTGTCACTTCTTTTGCGTGATAAATTCAAATCTTCTGGTCACTCCATCTGCAGatcatttttttaatctctgGAAGGACGAAAAAAACTATGAACTTCAGATATATGGGGAGTCATATTCCTAAAAATACTTGGTTGCCCTTGTCCTCCTCTTGTCCCACCTTTTTCTTTGGTTGAAAATCGAGGATTTCCTTCTTTATAAGGAGGGTTCGTGCATAGGCCATTGGGGGTAACCATGTATCTGTTTTCAAGTTTTAATTGAGATGGACTTGTTTTAGAGGCTGGACTCAGGGAGATGACTTACCATTTCTCTTACTTGTTCGAAAATATTCTTGATCCAGTGTAGAATTTTTGCATACTGCATATAAGCCTGTCCCTCAGTTCTTATTCCCTCTCCCCCCACCCACCCAAAACTAACAATTGTTGTGTAAAAATGGTACAAATTTGTTGATTTGAACTTCATTTGAGAAAGTGAAAGGAAAAGGGACAAGTTATCTTACTGCAGGTTTTGAACATTGGCCTTTTCTATTTGACATGCAGTTCTCACCCACCTCTGAGCATATATTACTTGCCTATGGTCGACGTCATGGATCTCTTCTTAAAAGCATTGTGATTGATGGGGAAACGACGTCTCCTATATACACCGTTCTGGAGGTAAAAAAAATTCGTATAATGTCCAGTTTTCCACAGTTCATTCTGAATCATACTTGTGAAAGTTATGCTGGCTCCATTGGCCAAATTTTGATGATGAGGGGTAGTTGTTGGATTTGTTCTCTAGCTTTTTTATTAAATGGAGAATTCTGTTAgattttttgttaagatatctACCAATGAGAGAAAACAtgagttttgtgcaatattttgattgtacttGTACTATTTATGAGGAATAGAAAACTTTTACTAAATTTCTCTAGTCCTTGATGATGTATTCCTCTCCCATAAGGGTTTAGTATGGTTGAGCCTTGAGGTAACTGCTATGATGGATAAGGGAAAAGATCTATATTAATGGAATTTGTGAAGGGCAAAGCATCTGCTCGTAGACCTTGTTCATGATAAAAACGGAGGtatcaaaaaaaagttttttatCGAGATGGTTTTCTGATATGTTTAGTGGAGACTGTAAACTCCATCAATGAGGTTGTCATATTGAAGCTGAAAATTTTGGTGAAGGGTAGATGTGCTTGGATCAAGGGTAAAATAAAGATATAGCATATGACATCTGTTAAAGATGTATATGCTTTAGTTTCGCTCTTATCTATTTTATGGTAACGTGGCATTGTTTGTCTAAATTTGAGATCCATTGAGTTATTATCCGAAGTTATTTTTGGTTAAGGAGTTACTTGAACATTATTAAATTGGTTTGTTATATCACCAAGATTAATAGTTTTGTAGAGTATATTGTTGTTGATAGTTTTAGAGCTGTATCTCTATCCATTATTGAGTAGCATTAAGTTTGAGATAAGCAAGGTATCTGAAGAATAGGATTTCTTGtagttgaatacttgaatttgACATTCGTGTGTTTGTAAGTGTGCTTCGCAAATAATTGATTATTCTTCCTTTTCCATTCAGATTTACAGAGTTTCCGACATGGAACTTGTAAGGGTGCTTCCTAGTGCAGAAGATGAGGTGAATGTTGCTTGCTTTCATCCTTTTGCCGGAAGAGGCCTTGCATATGGAACCAAGGTGTGGATCTGATATTCTCTGTTTGTTTTTCCATTTCATCACTCTACATTCTTAAACTGAAACCAATCTCGATCTAAAACGCAGGAAGGAAAGTTGAGGCTCCTCCAATATGATGGAGCTCCTGGTGCAAATGGCACTGAACCAAGTTACTTTCCTGAGGAAAATGTGGCTGAGGTAGAACAGTCTGCGAGGTTGctgtatttttctttattttatttttggatgATATATCTATGTCAAACTTGTGAAAGTTTTGGTTCTTTAGTCGCAGTCATTGCCCTTAAGAAGAGAACTCTTAAACATAATCGAAAGCATAGCTTGTTGCACATACTCAAACCCTTGTGCCCTGACATAGCTGATAATTTATCGTTTTACTTTGCGAAGATTGAATTTGGAGACAATGTTTGCATTTTTATTCTTGTCTGGGTACAGctgtataaattttattttcggAGCACATGAAATTCAATGACTTTATTGGAAAAAATTGGTAAGTCTCTTTCCAGTGAATTGATTTACTTTCGGGAAGAAAAAAAccgggaaaaaaagagagaaagaaagtagGAATGGATGAATTTTTTTGCTAAGATTGTACTTTAAGTTAAGTTTTGTAGCCTTATGTCTCATAGGCAACAAGTTTAATGCAAGATTTGTTTCCATAATATATGAGACTTTTGTCTTGTTAAATTAGTAGGTTTATCGAAAGTAATGAAATGGTAGAACCTCAGTTTTGCCCTTGACTTTCCCACATAATGCTATATTAGAACataactataaaaaaaatgatcataataatttattaatttagtgCTTTTTTCAGAAGTAGGATTAATTTACATCTCATTCTGATCAAATACTCACCCCTGCTTATTAAACACTCACCACCATTCTTCCCATTACTGGAGATGTTCCAGAATATGATAATTGGGAAAGTGTCACCTAAGATTTCTTCATTACAGTGCATGGAAGAGAAAGGGTGAAGCTTTGGCATAGCAAGGTCGATTTGCTGTAAGCTGGGGGACATGGGTCCAAATCCTGGTGCAGCCTAACAACGTTTTGGTGATAAGGTTGCGTAGATAAGAAGGAGCTTGTGCCTAATGGTAGCCAAGTCCATATATTTGCACAAGGTGCAAGATCCGATCTCCTTTTCCttccaaaaaattaagaatatagtCATAACACGTTAAAAAAAGGCTGCCTATATCTTCCCTTCCCTCACCCCACCTCCACTATAGGAGCCTTATGTGTGGAAGTTGTTCACATTATATGAAAGGTAAAACCTCTTTACAGTCATGATTAGCTCCTTGCCATGGTCAGGGCAAATGAAGTAACTCTATATGGTAATTGTTTTGGATTCCTAGTTTGAAGGACCGATCACAGTCCTTGCGTCCCACTCGCACTAGGTAATTAGCAGGCCCAGAGGTCGCGGGGATGGCCCCAAGGAAATAAGCAAATGAGTAAGAATTTGCATCCGTGACTTTTGTAGTACCGGTTGCTTAGCTGTAATTGGTTTGTGTTGTCCTTGATTgaagtatattttttttagcTGAATTGGAATACTTGTGCGAGCCCACTTTTGAGACTTTGTAAACTCTGTTGAACATTTTTTCCGCTCTCAAGTGCATTAATGCTCGACTGCAGATCACAATTTGTAATTAATGTCCATCCCCACGTGATTACAGGTGCCAACGTATGCTTTAGAAGGCTAGATATCGGGGATTGCAATTAACTTGTTTGATCTGTACCAGCGCCCTACATGGTATGCATTTATAACCTCTTATGTCTTAAATGTTATTTTCTGTTAGTTTGATCAtttgatgattttcttttttgctatTTCCTGTTTCTTTTGTAGTTTCATGTTAGGCCTTTAATTAATTTCTACTGTCAATCTATTTGGTGTGGCTATGGGAAGATATTAagtatttattctttttctacTGTCAATCTATTTGGTATGGCTATGGGAAGATATTGAATATTTATTCTTTCGACAGGGCATTGTTACTTgtatcttgaaaaaaaaaatctgaaatagCCAACTTGGAAAAGAAGTCGATAGGACGCTGGAGTTCtcgcttgttttttttttcatccacCAGGAAATCCTGATCTGTTCAAGCTCGTGTGCTAATGTACATTATTATGCACCAGAAGTGTACTAACATTGTGTTTTCTTGTCCatttcctttttctcctcctttctttTCTGATAATTTTCCTTCTCCTTTATTAGATTGTTGTTCTGTTGTCTCAAATTATTGTACTTCCTAGGAGGAGCCTCTGTAGCAGGTGGGGGGCGCTCAGAAGCCACATGTTAACAGACTATGAATACATGTAACtatggaaaagaaaatagatgaattttatattaaaaaaaaaaccttaattcTGGAACAGTACCAGCTTGTCCCAATCCCCCTCCCCTGTTTTGCTGTTATAATGCCTCATTAGGTTTGTGTTGGAGAGTTGAAAATCAAGGTTATATACTTGTATTTCTTTCTTGATGAAGCACAGAGGGGCAACTCAGACTGAGGAAACTTCTGTTACCTTTTGCTAGTTGGagaatgagaagaaaattgagattTTTAAAGTTCTTCTTTGGTTTGTTATAGATGTCTTGTATGTGTTCATGGCATTGCTCCCAACCCTTCCACCCACCGCAGGGatttatggtttagggttctAATGAAATTGTGACCCAACTTGTGTTGTTCATGGATGTAGGTGCTTCCTCTGTTTAATCCTTGGATGTTTGGATCACCTTAAGTTTTTCTAGTACATTGATGAGTTGCATGATGTTGGTGTTCTCAACATAGAGAATCTTACTTGGGTTGCATGATGTTGATGTTGTCAACGAGGAATATTCATTTTCACCAAACTTATCTACTCCTATCATGGATACCATTGAGAAAAGTTTAGTATCACTGTTTGATGGACGGTTTGTAATTCCTTGTCTTCTTTGACTTAGTGAAAACGTATTTTAAAGTCCCCGTAAAGCCTTGGAAGTCTTGTGAAAGatcgaacttttttttttaagtatcgCAGAGAAATATGTTTGTGGTTGGAGTCAAACATTAGATATACATACATCTAACATAATTGACTGACAACCGAGTTATTTCTCGTTGTCCATTATCAGTGATAGATTGAACTCGGGGAAATGGAGACAAGCTTATAATGATAGTTAAATTTGGGTAAGGAAGTATGTTGATGTTCTCATTGAGGAGCCCAATTTACCCAAAAAGATTCAATCCTTGTCTTTTAATGAGGAGCCCAAATTTCTATGAAGGTGATAATACTGGGAGtataaaaggaaacaaaaaaaattcaaaatgagaGGGCTGGGTTTGTCTTTACAGAAAGTACATATCTGTCtgtgtaataaaacaaaacaaagccgGTGTCCAAATCATTCCCTACAAAGCAAAGGCAAGGCATATTCTTTTCATCAAGAGAGCAACAaacaaaggagaagaaaatatcCCATTTGACCAGTCAACGGGAACAATAAAAAtcataatatttaaaaaaaaaaaaaaaactttttgacAAATTTCTTCCCCTTTCTCTGACTCAGAAagataaacccaaaaaaaaagaagcaatcaaTCAGTATGTAAATTAAATGGTTAGAAGAAGGAAATTAACAATTGAATTGATGATCAGTAGTGATGaattcaagaagaagaagaagaagaagactcaAACTTGTAGTGCTTATCAATGGCTACAGAGACATCCCAAGTACAACTGAGTCCTCTTGGTATTACAACAAGATCTCCTGCTCCAAACTCCACATATTCTGATTCAGACCCTTTTGGGTATGCCTTCACTTTCCCTTTCAACAAATAACATGTCTCTTCTGCATCAAATTTTAGTTGGTATTTCCCTGGAGAGCAACCCCATctgcatatacatacatacatatatatcccataaagaaaattgaattagATACATAAACCCAGACGTACAAAAAACAATCAAGAGAGATAGAGGGAggggagatatatatatatacttaggCCAGCACTTGATGTTCAACTCTGAAAGCCGTGCGTCTGAAGGGTTCCTTTCGACTGTGATTCTCAAGCTTTCAGCCATGAAAGAATAAtaaagctagagagagagagatagagagagaggagctAGGGTGAAGACTCAAGAGGGAACGTGGAAACAAAAAGAGGGTATAAGGTATCTCTAGCCATGTGTGGAGTCAATGGTCTTAGCTAGGTACAGTCAACACGGATCGATGTACCATTATTATGCATTGACTTGTCATATCATGTCATATCTTAATCACCCATATAAAATTTCTAACCATATACATGCCCTTTGATTCTCTCCCTAAATTGTAAATTCttaccctaaattctaaattctttCGTATTTCGATTCACTTTGTTATTTAAGTTTGTCAAAACGACACAatccaaatttatttttttggcatTCGATATAAATCTAAACGCAAGTCATCAACTTCACACACATATAACTTTTTCATCCGACGACGAAATAAGTTATGTCAAAATTTAACGTATGCTCGCACGAATATTTC
This genomic interval carries:
- the LOC120007553 gene encoding uncharacterized protein LOC120007553 isoform X1, translating into MTGRSSPRDRSSRQSSPSNNPHHSVGNVLSLLARREISPRTKDAPKKCWGEASKKSSNSSSLRKSAPIDPNRGLISWIEAESLRHLSAKYCPLVPSPKSTIAAAFNPDGRTLASTHGDHTVKVIDCQTGNCLKVLSGHRRTPWVVRFHPLHPEILVSGSLDYEVRLWNANTSECIGSHDFYRPIASLAFHPKGELLAVASGHKLYMWYYNETDEVASSPSVVLRTKRSLRAVHFHPNAAPFLLTAEVNDLDSSDISMTRATSAGYVRYPPPAVYVANVDSNDRNSLGAEKSATLPSLIVRSTSAEHSRIDLQQANTHAGSRSMEVESSASLRRPADSGVTEQNNREASPMETFPAIPSGLFPGTSDAAVDAMETDEVQPVWGSEQSSATLGDTNHAPTGPIRHISSRPEFGESGQLHQFLPFRDPTCWELPFLQGLLMGQSQASVPSSLPFNGSSRDVEAPVASTAIPSSPRPSGRSDRRHRISLSRPSVSESGEITTPVNAQHDGTNNQPIISRIQSELATSLAAAAAAELPCTVKLRVWQHYVEDSCALLTVEKCCLTIPHAVLCSEMGAHFSPCGRFLAACVACMLPHVETDPGLQTFFHQDSGAATSPTRHPISAHHVMYELRIYSLEEATFGSVLISRAIRAAHCLTSIQFSPTSEHILLAYGRRHGSLLKSIVIDGETTSPIYTVLEIYRVSDMELVRVLPSAEDEVNVACFHPFAGRGLAYGTKEGKLRLLQYDGAPGANGTEPSYFPEENVAESQSLPLRRELLNIIESIACCTYSNPCALT
- the LOC120007553 gene encoding uncharacterized protein LOC120007553 isoform X2; translation: MTGRSSPRDRSSRQSSPSNNPHHSVGNVLSLLARREISPRTKDAPKKCWGEASKKSSNSSSLRKSAPIDPNRGLISWIEAESLRHLSAKYCPLVPSPKSTIAAAFNPDGRTLASTHGDHTVKVIDCQTGNCLKVLSGHRRTPWVVRFHPLHPEILVSGSLDYEVRLWNANTSECIGSHDFYRPIASLAFHPKGELLAVASGHKLYMWYYNETDEVASSPSVVLRTKRSLRAVHFHPNAAPFLLTAEVNDLDSSDISMTRATSAGYVRYPPPAVYVANVDSNDRNSLGAEKSATLPSLIVRSTSAEHSRIDLQQANTHAGSRSMEVESSASLRRPADSGVTEQNNREASPMETFPAIPSGLFPGTSDAAVDAMETDEVQPVWGSEQSSATLGDTNHAPTGPIRHISSRPEFGESGQLHQFLPFRDPTCWELPFLQGLLMGQSQASVPSSLPFNGSSRDVEAPVASTAIPSSPRPSGRSDRRHRISLSRPSVSESGEITTPVNAQHDGTNNQPIISRIQSELATSLAAAAAAELPCTVKLRVWQHYVEDSCALLTVEKCCLTIPHAVLCSEMGAHFSPCGRFLAACVACMLPHVETDPGLQTFFHQDSGAATSPTRHPISAHHVMYELRIYSLEEATFGSVLISRAIRAAHCLTSIQFSPTSEHILLAYGRRHGSLLKSIVIDGETTSPIYTVLEIYRVSDMELVRVLPSAEDEVNVACFHPFAGRGLAYGTKEGKLRLLQYDGAPGANGTEPSYFPEENVAEVEQSARCQRML
- the LOC120007553 gene encoding uncharacterized protein LOC120007553 isoform X3, which produces MTGRSSPRDRSSRQSSPSNNPHHSVGNVLSLLARREISPRTKDAPKKCWGEASKKSSNSSSLRKSAPIDPNRGLISWIEAESLRHLSAKYCPLVPSPKSTIAAAFNPDGRTLASTHGDHTVKVIDCQTGNCLKVLSGHRRTPWVVRFHPLHPEILVSGSLDYEVRLWNANTSECIGSHDFYRPIASLAFHPKGELLAVASGHKLYMWYYNETDEVASSPSVVLRTKRSLRAVHFHPNAAPFLLTAEVNDLDSSDISMTRATSAGYVRYPPPAVYVANVDSNDRNSLGAEKSATLPSLIVRSTSAEHSRIDLQQANTHAGSRSMEVESSASLRRPADSGVTEQNNREASPMETFPAIPSGLFPGTSDAAVDAMETDEVQPVWGSEQSSATLGDTNHAPTGPIRHISSRPEFGESGQLHQFLPFRDPTCWELPFLQGLLMGQSQASVPSSLPFNGSSRDVEAPVASTAIPSSPRPSGRSDRRHRISLSRPSVSESGEITTPVNAQHDGTNNQPIISRIQSELATSLAAAAAAELPCTVKLRVWQHYVEDSCALLTVEKCCLTIPHAVLCSEMGAHFSPCGRFLAACVACMLPHVETDPGLQTFFHQDSGAATSPTRHPISAHHVMYELRIYSLEEATFGSVLISRAIRAAHCLTSIQFSPTSEHILLAYGRRHGSLLKSIVIDGETTSPIYTVLEIYRVSDMELVRVLPSAEDEVNVACFHPFAGRGLAYGTKEGKLRLLQYDGAPGANGTEPSYFPEENVAEVPTYALEG
- the LOC120007944 gene encoding uncharacterized protein LOC120007944, which codes for MAESLRITVERNPSDARLSELNIKCWPKWGCSPGKYQLKFDAEETCYLLKGKVKAYPKGSESEYVEFGAGDLVVIPRGLSCTWDVSVAIDKHYKFESSSSSSS